The genomic segment TAAAGCATTACAAAAATATGGCTATAATACTGGAAATAAATCCAAGGTAATTCCTATTGTTGGAGTGGATGGCGTTCCTGAAGCCAAAGAATTAATTTCAAAAGGCTTCATGTTAGGTTCTCCTGTTCAAGATACTAGTATTATGGCTAATGCTATTTATACCATAGGTTCTAATTTAGCTCATGGAATAAATCCTACTGAAGGAACACCATACAAATTAGATGAATCTGGAGCTGCTGTTCGTATACCATACGAAGAATATACCGGCCCAATGTTTCAATAAAAAATTAAATATTTAAATAGAATTACATTGAATTGTAAGCAAATGTTAAATAATACTTCAATATAATCTTTAAGTAAAAAGGCTATCTGTTAACAAATAGCCTTTTTACTATGCAAAATTTCTTGCAGATTTATAAACTTAACATTGTTTAATAAAATTACATATTTACTATAATGTTATCTGCTTAATTTAATAATGTTTCTAAACATTCACTTCTTTATCATATTACCTGCTATTTTTAATTCAATAGAGAATTCATATCAATTCATTTTATTAACTAATAATAATTATTGACTAATATGATTGTTATGTATATAATAGTCTTAACGATAAGACTCTCATTTTTTCTAATTATGTTAGATAAATTTTAAACAATTTGATGGTTTCAATCTTAAAATATACATAAATAATAATTTTAAGATTCTTAGTCATTAAAAAGACATTTCAGAAATAAATTTAAAGAGTACAAGATTGTTGCAATGACAATTGAACTTGGTTATTTAGAGACAAGTAAAACTTTATATCCAAGATCTTGCAGAAAAATTACGAAGAAATAGTTAAAGATTTATAATTAAATTTAGGAGGTAATAAAATGACTGAATTAAAACAAGTTTATAAATGTGAAGTTTGTGGTAATATTGTGGAGGTTGTTCATAATGCTGGAGGTACACTAGTATGTTGTAATCAGCCAATGAAGCTTAAAGCTGAAAATACTACTGATGGAGCAACAGAAAAGCACGTTCCTGTAATTGAAAAAGTTGAAGGTGGAGTTTTAGTAAAGGTAGGCTCTGTAGAACATCCTATGCTTGATAATCACTATATAGAATGGATTGAAATTCATACTGAAAGTAACGTATATAAAAAATTCTTAAAACCTGGTGAAAAGCCTGAGGCTTTCTTTAAGGTAGATGAACCTGTCCTTTTTGCTAGAGAATATTGCAACTTACATGGTTTGTGGGCTGAAAAAAATTCTTAATAAAAAACTTTTTATTTAAATGAATAAAAGTCTGTACTCATTTGATTATTCCTTACATATATTAATCAAATTGTACAGGCTTACTGTTTTGCTTGAAAAACTGTCATTTGGATATTAGCACCTAAAACCTTCTAAGAAAATAATAATATACTTTCATATAATACAAATACGAAGCAGATACATTCGTTATTTTTTTATATTTTTAGTTAATACATAAAAACAGTGTAAACTTCAAATTATTGAAATTCACACTGTTTTTTAAAGCTTGTCTTTATTTAGGAGGCATTATTGTTGCTATGCCTTTAAGCACTTCAACACCATCTTGATTTGTACATGTAGTACTTAATTTTATTCTATTTTTATCTTCAATTCTTTCTATTACTTCCACTTCAGCCTTAATTGTATCTCCTATTTTTACTGGCGCCGTAAATTTTAATTCTTGTCCAAGATAAATTGAACCTGGCCCTGGCAATTGCATTCCTAATACTGCAGATACTAAACCAGCAGTTAACATTCCATGAGCGATTCTACCTTGAAACATTGTTTTTTCTGATTCAACTTGATTTATATGTGCTGGATTTAAATCTCCTGTTATTCCAGCATATAAATATACATCAGTTTCTGTAATAGTCTTTTGAAAAGATGCCTTATCTCCAATCTTTAATTCCTTTATAGTTAATCCTTTCACTAGTAATCCCCCTTCTTTGCTATATAATTTTCAGAATATTATTTGTAAGTATTTTTAATTCTAATTAAACAAAATGTATTATGCTTTGTAATGCTATCAATGCAAATACAGTTCCTGTCTTTATACAAGTGATTACAAATATATCTTTATATGATTGTTTATGAGTTAATCCTGCAATTCCAAGTAATGTTATAACTGCACCATTATGAGGTAATGTATCCATACCACCTGAAGCCATAGCAGCAACACGGTGAAGTAATTGTGGATCTATTCCAACACTATTTGCCCAAGTTAAATATTGTTTTCCAAAAGTGTCAAGTGCTATACTCATTCCTCCTGAAGCAGAACCTGTAACTCCTGAAAGAACATTTACTGTAACTGCCTCTGAAAGTAATGGGCTTCCATCTGGGTTAATATTAGTTAAAGCATGAGCTATAGATTGAAATCCTGGTAAAGTTTTGATAACATTACCGAATCCTACTTCTGATGCTGTGTTCATAACTGCTAAAAGTGATCCAATTGCACCAGCATTGATTGCTGCAGCAAAGTTTCCTTTCATACGTTTTGGGTTAATTGATACTGCAAGAGTAATACCAATTACAAGTGCAATCATAAGAGCCCAGTTATTCATTGAACCTACAACACCAGCTTCCGGTATGTTGTATGGAGCTTTAGTTACCCAAGAAACGATATCCCATTTAGGAAATACAACTTTTTGAAGAACTAGAGTCACTATAAGTACCGATGCTAATGGTAATGCTGATATAAATGGATTCGGCAAGCTGCTGTCTTCAACAATTACAGGCTCTTGCTTATGGTTTGTTCCATATCCTTCTCCTTTTGCCTGAGCTTTGCGTTTGCACCATTCTAAGTAAGATACACCACAAACTAAAACCATAATTGCACCTAGAGTTCCAAATATAGGAGCTGCATATAAATCTGTGTTAAAGAATTTCATTGGTATAGAGTTTTGAATTTGAGGTGTTCCTGGAAGCGCATCCATTGTGAATGTGAAAGCACCAACAGCAATAGTTGCAGGGACAAGTCTCTTTGGTATATCTGCTTCTTTAAATATAGAAGCTGCAAATGGATAAACAGCAAATGCTACAACGAAAAGACTTACTCCACCATAAGTTAGTATAGCTGCTGCTAATATTACAGATAGCATAGCTCGTTTTTTTCCTAATTTATCTACTATAAATTTTGCTATTGATTTTGCTGCACCAGATTGCTCCATAACCTTACCAAATACTGCACCTAGTAAGAAGAATGGAAAGTAAACTTTTACATAGTTACCCAAGTTAGGTAAGAATATTTCCGTATAAGTTGGCATAATCGCCATTCCTGAAAATATAGCTGCCATAATCGCAAATATAGGTGCGAAAACAATAACTGAGAACCCCTTATAGGCCATAAACATTAAAAGTGCTAAGCTTAATAAAATTCCTATAACTGCCATATACAAAACCTCCGTTATTTTATTATTTTTATTTTCAAATATTTTATCCGTATCCTATTCACTTATATTAGTTGTTACTTCAACTTCATAGGCTTATCTTTAAAAATTCTTTCATCCATTATTTTCAATTCCTTTGATATTATTGGCTTAAAGTCCATTTGATCAATAATATCCTTTTGTAAGTCTACTCCTGGAGCTATTTCTTCTAATGTAACTCCATCTTTTGTTAATCTGAAAACTGCTCTTTCAGTTATATATAATACCGGTTGATTCACATCTCTAGCGTAATCTCCACTGAATGTGATTTGTTCAACATTCTTAATAAACTTCTTTGACCTTCCCTCATTTTCGATTACTAGCCTACCATCAGCAACATTAATTTTAAGTCCTCCGGCTGTAAATGTGCCACAGAATATAACCTTTTTTGAATTTTGAGTTATATTTATAAATCCTCCACATCCAGCTATCTTAGGACCAAATTTACTTACATTTATATTGCCTTTTTCATCGCATTGAGCTAGTCCTAAAAATGCTACATCTAAGCCACCGCCATCATAAAAATCAAATTGAGATGACTGATCTATAATGCTATCTGGATTTATAGCTGCACCAAAACTTAAACCTCCTGCTGGGATTCCACCAATCGGGCCTGATTCAATAGTTAATCTCATTGTATCTCCTATTCCTTCTTCATTGGCAACCATTGAAATCCCCTCTGGCATACCTATGCCAAGATTAGTTACTGCATTTGGTATGAGTTCCATTGCACAACGCCTTGCTATTATTTTTCTCTCATCCATTGAAAGACATTTGATAGAATCTGCCGGCATTCTTATTTCTCCACTATAAGCAGGATTAAATACTTCAGCAAATGTCTGCATATGGTCTTCACTATTAGCTACAACTATAGAATCTACAAGTATTCCAGGGATTTTTACAAGCTTTGGATCTAAAGTTCCCTTAGAGACTATTTTCTCAACCTGAAGAATTACTTTTCCACCAGAATTTTTTGCTGCCTGTGCCATAGATAAACCATCCAGTGTTGCTGCTTCCTTTTGAAGAGTTGCATTTCCATCTTCATCTGCATATGTTGCTCTTAATACAGCTACATCTATAGGAAAAGCTTTGTAGTAGAGATATTCTTTATTATCAATTTCAATAACCTTTACAATATCCTCTGTTGTACATTCATTTAATTTTCCTCCCTCAACTCTTGGATCTACGAAAGTCTTTAAACCAACATGAGTAATTGTACCTGGTTTACCTGCCGCAATATCTCTATAAAGACTAGATATTACTCCTTGTGGAAGATTGTAAGCCTTTATTTTGTTTTCAATTGCGAGTTTTTGGATCTTAGGAGCTAATCCCCAATGACCACCTATTACCTTTGAAAGAAGGCCTTCTTGTCCTAAATGATTCAAACCTTTTTCTTTACCATCTCCTTGTCCCGCTGCATAAACAAGAGTTAAATTATTAGGGGCACCTTGTTCTAAGTATATTTCCTTAAGCTTCTTAGAAACCCCTTCTGCATGCCCAGCACCTATAAATCCACCAAATGCAACTGTGTCTCCACTTTTGATTAAGGCGATTGCTTGTTCTACCGACATTATCTTGTTCATCTTTACTCCTCCTTTTCACACTTTTATATACTCCATAAAGCAAGAGTGTAATATTTTATTTATAATTCCTTTTACACTTATTTATATAAGCAATATCCATGCCAAGATTTCGAGCATGTATTCAACGTAAAATTGCGCTTTTCTATAAGTAATTTCACAAAAAATTCTTAATCATAGAAAGTTTTTGTACGTTATTTCGTACAATTTCTTAAGTAAACATTTACATAGTGTATGATTTTCCGTACAATTATTTTGCATAAAAAAAGTAGTTGTTCGTGAGAACGAACAACTATGTTTGTATTTTATATTTTTCTATTTTCTCATATAAACTAGTACGCCCTATATCAAGAATTTTTGCTGCCTTAGTTTTATTACCATCCGCAGCCCTAAGGGCAAGAATAATAGCATTTTTTTCACTTTCAGCAAGAATATCTTGAAGCTTCTTAGGAACCATTGAAACCTTTTTTCCTGTGATCTCTTTCGGTAAATCTTTTACTTGAATAATCTCACTGTTCTCCATAATGTTTATAGCCCGCTCTAATATATTTTCTAATTCTCTTACATTACCCTTCCATTCATAAATTTTAAGATATTGTTCAGCCTCCTTAGAGATTCCTTTAACCTTCTTATCTAAATCAACTGAAAGCTTTTTTATTAAATGATTAGAAATAAGTATTATATCGTTTCCCCTTTCTCTTAAAGGTGGAATTTCAATTGTCACGACATTAAGTCTATAATATAAATCTTCACGAAACTTACCTTCTTCAACTAATCTTTCAAGATTCCTATTTGTTGCAGCAATTATTCTAATATTAATCTTTTTACTAGCTACGCCACCAACTTTTTCAACTTCTCTTTCTTGAATAACTCTTAATAGCTTTACCTGCATATGGAGAGGCATATCTCCAATCTCATCTAGAAATATAGTACCTTCATTTGCAATCTCGAATTTTCCTATCTTACCTTCTTTTTTGGCACCTGTAAAAGCTCCTGCTTCATAGCCAAATAATTCTGATTCAAGTAAATCACTTGGAATTGCTGCACAATTAACCTTAACAAATGGCCCTTCATGTCTATTACTTTCTGAATGTATTGCATGTGCAAAGATTTCTTTACCTGTACCGCTTTCCCCTAAAATGAGAACATTTGAATTTGTATGAGCAGCTTTTTCAACTATAGCTTTAGCCATAACAATAGGTTCACTATCACCTATAATATTTTCAAGAGAATAATTTGCTTTATTGAATTCTCTAAGCTTTGATTTATAAGTAGCTAATTCCTTTTCTATAACGCTTATTCGTTTATAAAGGCTATTTAATTCTTTTACATTTCTAAATAAGACCTTCCCCACTACCCCAATAATTTCTCCATTTTTTACTATTGGTATTCTTGACGCTATCATATAGCTTCCTTTTATCTTATGAAGTTGCGCTACTTCTTCTTTTCCAGTTTCTAATACTATTGGCATTCTAGTATTTTCTATCACTTCATTTACATGCCTGCCGATAGCATCCTCTCTCTTAATCCCTAAAAATTCTGTATAGGCATTACTGATCATAGTAACTATCCCCTGCTTATCAATGATAATCATTCCATCATAAGCAGTTTCAATCACAGTATTTAGTATTTCTTTGCTATCTCTCTCTTCCTCAAGCTTATGAATTAACTGATTATAATTTGTCACATTACTAAAAATCAGCATCGATCTCTGGGTATCAGTATTTTCTCCAAAAGGTATAATACTCAAGATCAAATTCAATTCATTAACTACTATTGGCCTTTTAATTTCCTCTTTTTTAGTTGACAGAAAGTATTCTATATCTGGCTCTGGCATTATTTCGTTAATATTCTTGCCTAAACCACCTTTACTATCTATGTCAAAAAGAATACTAGCTGCTTCATTAATAAAAAGTATTTTATCGTTACTATCAACTGCAATTATTGCATTAAACATATTATCTAATATTACTTCAAGCTTACTAATATAATTTTTGAATAATGGTTTGTTGCTCATGTAACACCTTCTCTCTTAAATCTTATTTTTAAGTATTTTACTAAAGATTCCAAGTAAATACAAGGGATAAAGTAACTGTTTTGGAACATGGTATTCAGCTTTATATTCCCATTTATAAGCCTTCCACATATACTTTTATTAAATACAAATAAAACTTTTAAAAATATAGATATTAGCCTTTAAAACTATATTTATGTGTTAACTTAAAGTTTTATCAACTTTTTTAATATGCTCATCTAACGAATCTAAATTAAAAGCATTGTTATTTAGGATATATTTCATAGTGTGAATCCAGGCCATAATTGATTTATCTACACACATATTCCAATAATAAATCTATCTTAAAACTCTAGCGAGCCAAGTAGTCAATTAGTCCTAAATAATTGCAATATATATGTACTTAAATTAAATATAAATATTTTATAAACATTTAGAAGGGACTGATAGAAATAAAAAGAATAACTTCATCTTATTATTCATCTAATACAGCTAAATATAGAATAGTAGGATATATACACGGTGCCACTACCAATGTAAATCCTAACAAATTAACTCATATTAATTACGCTTTTGGAAGTATTATAAACAGTTCAATTTTCATTCCTGATGATCAAAATTTAATGAATTTGGTATCATTAAAATCTCAAAATCCCAAATTAATGGTCATTCTTTCAATAGGTGGTTGGGGAGCTGAAGGCTTTTCCGATGCAGCCTATTTAGAATCCTCACGGAATAGTTTTGCAAATAGCTGTCTGGATATCGTAAATAACTATGGTATAGATGGAATAGACCTTGATTGGGAATATCCTGTTAGCGACTCTTGTAACCTAATTAAATGTACTCCTAAAGATAAAGAAAATTTCACGCTTTTACTTAAATCTATACGTAACAAAATTGGAACGAATAAAATACTCAGTATTGCAGCTGGAGCAGATAAATTTTACATTAATAATGTTGAAATTAATGAAATAGTAAATATCTGCGATTATATAAATTTAATGACTTATGACTTTGGTTATAATGCTCATAATGCAAATCTTTATCCAACTTCTTCCCCCTATGGATCAGGTTTTAGCTGTGATGAATCAGTAAACATATTTTTGCAGGCAGGTGTTCCGGCTATGAAAATTAATTTAGGTATTCCTTTTTATGGGTATCATGGTCATGAATATCTTTCATATGGAAATCTACTTGAAAATTATATAAATAAAAATGGTTGGACTAGATACTGGGATTATGAAGCAAAAGCCGCTTATTTAAAAAATGATGATTCATTTATTACTTATGAGGATGAAGAATCAATTGAGTATAAAATTAAGTATATAAAATCAAAAGGTCTTGGCGGCGCAATGTTCTGGGAATATAATCAAGATTACAATGGTATTCTTCTAAATAAATTATGGACAGGTTTAAACGAATAATATTATATTCATAAAAAAATAAAAATAGGATGTAACATAATTCATCCTATTCTTATAAATATATATCTTTTAAAATACCATTTTATTGAATTTAATTTTTGAAATACTAATTTATTAAATTTAGTTTTTAATCTTTTTTAAAATACAAAATTACGAATCTTTCGCTCATGAACTTAAAACTACTAAAACATAAATTATCTTAAAATAATGTTTTTAAGCAATTAGAAATCAAAATTATCCGGATCA from the Clostridium beijerinckii genome contains:
- a CDS encoding desulfoferrodoxin, which codes for MTELKQVYKCEVCGNIVEVVHNAGGTLVCCNQPMKLKAENTTDGATEKHVPVIEKVEGGVLVKVGSVEHPMLDNHYIEWIEIHTESNVYKKFLKPGEKPEAFFKVDEPVLFAREYCNLHGLWAEKNS
- a CDS encoding MaoC family dehydratase; this encodes MKGLTIKELKIGDKASFQKTITETDVYLYAGITGDLNPAHINQVESEKTMFQGRIAHGMLTAGLVSAVLGMQLPGPGSIYLGQELKFTAPVKIGDTIKAEVEVIERIEDKNRIKLSTTCTNQDGVEVLKGIATIMPPK
- a CDS encoding GntP family permease, whose translation is MAVIGILLSLALLMFMAYKGFSVIVFAPIFAIMAAIFSGMAIMPTYTEIFLPNLGNYVKVYFPFFLLGAVFGKVMEQSGAAKSIAKFIVDKLGKKRAMLSVILAAAILTYGGVSLFVVAFAVYPFAASIFKEADIPKRLVPATIAVGAFTFTMDALPGTPQIQNSIPMKFFNTDLYAAPIFGTLGAIMVLVCGVSYLEWCKRKAQAKGEGYGTNHKQEPVIVEDSSLPNPFISALPLASVLIVTLVLQKVVFPKWDIVSWVTKAPYNIPEAGVVGSMNNWALMIALVIGITLAVSINPKRMKGNFAAAINAGAIGSLLAVMNTASEVGFGNVIKTLPGFQSIAHALTNINPDGSPLLSEAVTVNVLSGVTGSASGGMSIALDTFGKQYLTWANSVGIDPQLLHRVAAMASGGMDTLPHNGAVITLLGIAGLTHKQSYKDIFVITCIKTGTVFALIALQSIIHFV
- a CDS encoding acyl CoA:acetate/3-ketoacid CoA transferase; this translates as MNKIMSVEQAIALIKSGDTVAFGGFIGAGHAEGVSKKLKEIYLEQGAPNNLTLVYAAGQGDGKEKGLNHLGQEGLLSKVIGGHWGLAPKIQKLAIENKIKAYNLPQGVISSLYRDIAAGKPGTITHVGLKTFVDPRVEGGKLNECTTEDIVKVIEIDNKEYLYYKAFPIDVAVLRATYADEDGNATLQKEAATLDGLSMAQAAKNSGGKVILQVEKIVSKGTLDPKLVKIPGILVDSIVVANSEDHMQTFAEVFNPAYSGEIRMPADSIKCLSMDERKIIARRCAMELIPNAVTNLGIGMPEGISMVANEEGIGDTMRLTIESGPIGGIPAGGLSFGAAINPDSIIDQSSQFDFYDGGGLDVAFLGLAQCDEKGNINVSKFGPKIAGCGGFINITQNSKKVIFCGTFTAGGLKINVADGRLVIENEGRSKKFIKNVEQITFSGDYARDVNQPVLYITERAVFRLTKDGVTLEEIAPGVDLQKDIIDQMDFKPIISKELKIMDERIFKDKPMKLK
- a CDS encoding sigma 54-interacting transcriptional regulator, whose amino-acid sequence is MSNKPLFKNYISKLEVILDNMFNAIIAVDSNDKILFINEAASILFDIDSKGGLGKNINEIMPEPDIEYFLSTKKEEIKRPIVVNELNLILSIIPFGENTDTQRSMLIFSNVTNYNQLIHKLEEERDSKEILNTVIETAYDGMIIIDKQGIVTMISNAYTEFLGIKREDAIGRHVNEVIENTRMPIVLETGKEEVAQLHKIKGSYMIASRIPIVKNGEIIGVVGKVLFRNVKELNSLYKRISVIEKELATYKSKLREFNKANYSLENIIGDSEPIVMAKAIVEKAAHTNSNVLILGESGTGKEIFAHAIHSESNRHEGPFVKVNCAAIPSDLLESELFGYEAGAFTGAKKEGKIGKFEIANEGTIFLDEIGDMPLHMQVKLLRVIQEREVEKVGGVASKKINIRIIAATNRNLERLVEEGKFREDLYYRLNVVTIEIPPLRERGNDIILISNHLIKKLSVDLDKKVKGISKEAEQYLKIYEWKGNVRELENILERAINIMENSEIIQVKDLPKEITGKKVSMVPKKLQDILAESEKNAIILALRAADGNKTKAAKILDIGRTSLYEKIEKYKIQT
- a CDS encoding glycoside hydrolase family 18 protein, whose translation is MVGYIHGATTNVNPNKLTHINYAFGSIINSSIFIPDDQNLMNLVSLKSQNPKLMVILSIGGWGAEGFSDAAYLESSRNSFANSCLDIVNNYGIDGIDLDWEYPVSDSCNLIKCTPKDKENFTLLLKSIRNKIGTNKILSIAAGADKFYINNVEINEIVNICDYINLMTYDFGYNAHNANLYPTSSPYGSGFSCDESVNIFLQAGVPAMKINLGIPFYGYHGHEYLSYGNLLENYINKNGWTRYWDYEAKAAYLKNDDSFITYEDEESIEYKIKYIKSKGLGGAMFWEYNQDYNGILLNKLWTGLNE